From the Acidobacteriota bacterium genome, one window contains:
- the ftsZ gene encoding cell division protein FtsZ: protein MADQDGFEALRLTLDEEARMGARIKVVGVGGGGSNAVSRMVQAGISGVEFMVANTDAQALKANPAPVKIQIGGKLTKGLGAGADPNVGRQAALEDTDALIQALSGADMVFVTTGLGGGTGTGAAPVIASLATELGALTIAVVTKPFKFEGKKRYRQAELGLESLRDAVDTVITIPNERLLSVIARDTSMLDAFVTADDVLRQAIQGISDLILVPGLINLDFADVKTIMSGMGVAMMGTAMAEGPSRAVDAANRAISSPLLEDASVRGARGVIINVTGGPDMSLMEVNEALTIIQESAHEDANIIFGAVVDKALTNKVKITVIATGFDHVKTDRSTPAHAPMQTPTDMSAYSQPIRVDTSTAAQPRASIVRRPALDMPAAVARPVAVGQNGGDMPLAAPEGPPGEFDLNLDLDVPAFLRRSEG from the coding sequence ATGGCGGATCAAGACGGCTTCGAGGCGCTGCGGCTCACGCTCGACGAAGAAGCGCGGATGGGCGCGCGAATCAAGGTGGTCGGGGTGGGCGGTGGCGGCAGCAATGCCGTGTCGCGGATGGTGCAGGCCGGCATCTCCGGGGTCGAGTTCATGGTCGCCAACACCGATGCCCAGGCCCTCAAGGCCAACCCGGCGCCGGTGAAGATCCAGATCGGCGGCAAGCTCACCAAGGGGCTGGGCGCCGGCGCGGATCCGAACGTCGGCCGGCAGGCCGCGCTCGAGGACACCGACGCGCTGATCCAGGCGCTGTCGGGAGCCGACATGGTGTTTGTGACCACCGGCCTTGGCGGCGGCACCGGCACCGGCGCGGCGCCGGTCATTGCCAGCCTCGCCACCGAGCTCGGCGCGCTGACCATTGCCGTCGTCACCAAGCCGTTCAAGTTCGAGGGGAAGAAGCGCTATCGGCAAGCCGAGCTGGGCCTCGAGTCGCTGCGTGACGCGGTCGACACCGTGATCACCATTCCGAACGAACGGCTGCTCTCGGTGATCGCCCGCGACACCTCGATGCTCGATGCTTTCGTCACCGCGGACGATGTGCTGCGGCAGGCGATTCAGGGCATCTCGGACCTGATTTTGGTGCCGGGTCTGATCAACCTCGACTTCGCCGACGTCAAGACCATCATGTCGGGCATGGGCGTGGCGATGATGGGCACGGCCATGGCCGAGGGGCCGTCGCGTGCGGTCGACGCCGCCAACCGCGCCATCTCGAGCCCGCTGCTCGAGGACGCGTCGGTGCGGGGCGCGCGCGGCGTAATCATCAACGTGACCGGCGGCCCCGACATGTCGCTGATGGAGGTGAACGAGGCGCTCACCATCATCCAGGAGTCGGCGCACGAAGACGCCAACATCATCTTCGGCGCGGTCGTCGACAAGGCGCTGACCAACAAGGTCAAGATCACGGTGATTGCGACCGGTTTCGATCACGTCAAGACCGACCGCTCGACACCGGCCCATGCCCCGATGCAGACGCCGACCGACATGTCGGCCTATTCGCAGCCGATTCGTGTCGACACCTCGACGGCAGCTCAGCCGCGGGCCTCGATCGTCCGCCGGCCGGCGCTCGACATGCCGGCCGCGGTGGCGCGGCCGGTGGCGGTGGGGCAGAACGGCGGGGATATGCCGCTGGCGGCACCGGAGGGTCCGCCGGGCGAATT
- the ftsA gene encoding cell division protein FtsA: MARQERYVVGLDIGTTKVCTVVGELLEDGGADVIGIGMAESKGLKRGVVVNLEAAVESIKKSIEEAELMAGVEVGSVHLAISGPHIKGFNSRGVVAVAGKNREVTRDDVRRAIDAARAVSLPAGREILHVLPQDFVVDEQEGIGAPVGLTGARLEVNVHIITGSQTATQNLVACVNRAGVEVIDTVIGQLAASETVLTADEKELGVAVVDIGGGTADLAIFERGSLWHTAVIAVGGDHFTNDIAVGLRTPIPDAEKVKRRAGCALSSMVEEDETIEVASVGGRRPRVMARRILSDILQPRAEEMFHLIWDEISKAGYEKSLNSGLVLTGGGAQLEGMSEIAEQIFDLPIRRGTPVGVGGLADHVSNPAFATAVGLVLYAARHRGPAAGASGGGALTRVMGRLRTVFKEFF; this comes from the coding sequence GTGGCACGACAGGAACGCTACGTAGTGGGGCTCGACATCGGCACGACCAAGGTGTGCACCGTGGTCGGCGAGCTGCTCGAAGACGGCGGCGCCGATGTCATCGGCATCGGCATGGCCGAATCGAAGGGCCTCAAGCGCGGGGTGGTCGTCAACCTCGAGGCGGCGGTCGAATCGATCAAGAAGTCGATCGAGGAAGCCGAGCTGATGGCCGGCGTCGAGGTCGGCTCGGTGCACCTCGCCATCAGCGGTCCGCACATCAAGGGCTTCAACAGCCGCGGCGTGGTCGCGGTGGCCGGCAAGAACCGCGAGGTGACCCGCGACGATGTGCGGCGTGCGATCGATGCGGCGCGGGCGGTGTCGCTGCCGGCAGGCCGCGAGATCCTGCACGTGCTGCCGCAGGACTTCGTGGTCGACGAGCAGGAGGGCATTGGCGCGCCGGTGGGCCTGACCGGCGCCCGGCTCGAGGTCAACGTCCACATCATCACCGGCAGCCAGACCGCCACCCAGAACCTGGTCGCCTGCGTCAACCGCGCCGGCGTGGAGGTCATCGATACGGTGATCGGTCAGCTGGCCGCGTCCGAGACCGTGCTGACCGCCGACGAAAAGGAACTGGGGGTGGCGGTAGTCGACATCGGCGGCGGCACCGCCGACCTGGCCATCTTCGAGCGCGGCAGCCTGTGGCACACCGCGGTGATTGCCGTCGGCGGCGATCACTTCACCAACGACATCGCGGTCGGCCTGCGCACCCCCATCCCGGACGCCGAGAAGGTCAAGCGGCGGGCCGGCTGCGCGTTGTCGTCGATGGTCGAGGAAGACGAAACCATCGAGGTGGCCAGCGTCGGCGGCCGGCGGCCGCGAGTGATGGCGCGTCGCATCCTGTCCGACATCCTGCAGCCGCGCGCCGAGGAGATGTTCCATTTGATCTGGGACGAGATCAGCAAGGCCGGCTACGAGAAGTCGCTCAACTCGGGCCTCGTGCTGACCGGCGGCGGCGCCCAGCTCGAGGGCATGTCCGAGATTGCCGAGCAGATTTTCGACCTGCCGATCCGGCGCGGCACGCCGGTCGGCGTCGGCGGCCTGGCCGATCACGTGAGCAACCCGGCGTTTGCCACGGCCGTCGGCCTGGTGTTGTACGCCGCCCGCCATCGCGGGCCGGCAGCGGGCGCCAGCGGCGGCGGCGCGCTGACGCGGGTGATGGGACGGTTACGGACGGTGTTCAAAGAGTTTTTCTAA
- a CDS encoding FtsQ-type POTRA domain-containing protein, with product MAGLPRPGTGAAAGAAQTDKRFKRAHVKPSRKRPSAGRHAWLAIRLLVMIAVLGYGGYRGVNLMAAAQALQVSHLQVRGHHRLSTGEVLALVDGLRGQNILTIRIGEWQRRLLASPWVESATIRRVLPATLEITVLEREPMGIGRIGTALYLVDNQGVIVDEYGPAYADIDLPIIDGLAASPSGDGALIDVARTEFAGRVISALAARPELGKRVSQIDVSDLHDAVVILDDDTALLRLGDGDFAARLQQYVDLQPTLRERLASIDYVDLRFDERLYVRPVKALPATARR from the coding sequence ATGGCGGGACTCCCCAGACCCGGCACCGGCGCCGCCGCCGGCGCCGCCCAGACCGACAAGCGGTTCAAGCGGGCCCACGTGAAGCCGTCGCGCAAGCGTCCGTCCGCCGGGCGCCACGCGTGGCTGGCGATTCGCCTGCTGGTGATGATCGCGGTGCTGGGCTACGGCGGTTACCGCGGCGTGAACCTGATGGCCGCCGCCCAGGCCTTGCAGGTGAGCCACCTGCAGGTTCGCGGCCACCACCGCTTGTCGACCGGCGAGGTGCTGGCGCTCGTCGATGGGCTGCGCGGCCAGAACATCCTGACCATTCGGATCGGCGAATGGCAGCGGCGGCTGCTCGCCTCGCCGTGGGTCGAGAGCGCCACCATTCGCCGGGTGTTGCCGGCGACGCTGGAGATCACGGTGCTCGAGCGCGAGCCCATGGGCATTGGCCGCATCGGCACGGCGCTCTACCTGGTCGACAACCAGGGCGTGATCGTTGACGAGTACGGCCCGGCATACGCCGACATCGACTTGCCGATCATCGACGGGCTGGCCGCGTCGCCGTCCGGCGATGGCGCGCTGATCGACGTGGCGCGCACTGAATTTGCCGGCCGGGTCATCTCGGCGCTGGCGGCCCGGCCGGAACTGGGCAAGCGGGTCTCGCAGATCGACGTCTCGGACCTGCACGACGCAGTCGTGATTCTCGACGACGACACGGCGCTGCTGCGGCTGGGCGACGGCGACTTCGCCGCCCGCCTGCAGCAGTACGTCGACCTGCAGCCGACGCTGCGCGAGCGGCTGGCGAGTATCGACTACGTGGATTTGCGGTTCGATGAACGGTTGTACGTGCGTCCGGTCAAGGCGTTGCCGGCGACGGCGAGACGGTAG